Proteins encoded in a region of the Populus nigra chromosome 3, ddPopNigr1.1, whole genome shotgun sequence genome:
- the LOC133688420 gene encoding long-chain-alcohol oxidase FAO1-like produces MEKQAEIELRPEDRGDDYDAIVVGSGYGGSVAACRMSMAGIKVCLLEKGRRWKAEDFPTDIWKIISAVRYQNQNLGVRFGPEDALFQLYEQNDSLAAVACGLGGGSLVNAGVMLPTPIRARRNLKWPKEWERDWDICESSAAAMLRIQSSSVKFPIAKVMGEIAGAEFEANIESSVKLSVNFDVEEPPSNPPRLEQINSCFACGNCLAGCPYNAKNSTDKNYLISAIQARCTIRTKCQVQYVIKNPHGICQPGGISRKRRWRVYINEIDYITSDWVILSAGVLGTTEILFRSQMRGLRLSDTLGSGFSCNGNNLAYVAGSPAPLNGYGLNRKQLSEIPFQDRPGPSISSSHTSSLGFTIQSAILPRAYPYLLFEGITTYNWPTGYRFFQGIVHRLKHFIGLGLSQSIILNAMGYDESDGKIMLEKDTDKICFHPPQDPLLPRKIIAFQKLTKKLGGILFMSRYRSTAVHLLGGCNASSDASGGVCNHKGQVFDPKTPATVHAGLYVCDASLIPCSVGINPSLTIATAAEHASRYLVQDILEYKNNISASVAAVGQNQFSVTGKNLENDNESTVLIKETMRGYVGGMPCTVHLKMKMQSQNLKSFDKRNWFIGEPHPLLRGKAGGYVVFSAIEKDKLHVIDGEMDLCVVDGRTPYTQYMHYRLLLAAASGSRYILEGKKIMNPYHFALYAWRETTTLYVTFNKVAQSGSTGTMLNLKGELRVSFTELLKCFISLKGNGRGRFIHLLIQTLIRTYILQIPRVSRKNFIVTDSMR; encoded by the exons atggagaaacaaGCAGAGATAGAACTAAGGCCTGAAGACAGAGGAGATGATTATGATGCTATTGTTGTGGGGTCTGGATATGGTGGTTCTGTTGCTGCTTGTCGAATGTCAATGGCGGGAATAAAGGTTTGTCTGCTAGAGAAAGGTCGGAGATGGAAAGCAGAGGATTTCCCAACTGACATCTGGAAGATTATTTCAGCTGTGAGGTATCAGAACCAGAACTTAGGCGTCAGATTTGGACCAGAGGATGCTTTATTTCAG TTATATGAACAGAATGATTCTTTAGCAGCAGTGGCTTGTGGACTTGGTGGAGGTTCCCTAGTCAATGCTGGAGTGATGCTGCCAACACCAATTCGTGCTAGAAGGAATCTAAAATGGCCAAAGGAATGGGAAAGAGATTGGGATATTTGTGAGTCTTCTGCTGCAGCAATGCTGAGAATTCAAAGCAGTTCAGTCAAATTTCCTATAGCCAAAGTCATGGGAGAAATAGCTGGAGCAGAGTTTGAAGCAAATATTGAGAGTTCTGTAAAGCTAAGTGTGAATTTTGATGTTGAAGAACCTCCTTCTAATCCACCAAGGCTTGAGCAGATTAATAGCTGCTTTGCCTGTGGAAATTGTCTTGCTGGGTGTCCTTACAACGCCAAAAATTCTACCGATAAAAACTATCTTATCTCAGCAATACAGGCAA GATGCACTATAAGGACAAAATGTCAAGTTCAGTATGTGATCAAGAATCCCCATGGAATTTGCCAACCAGGCGGAATTAGCAGAAAAAGAAGATGGCGTGTTTACATAAATGAGATTGACTACATAACATCCGATTGGGTAATTCTGTCAG CTGGAGTTTTGGGCACAACTGAGATACTTTTCCGGTCACAGATGAGAGGATTGAGGCTTTCGGATACTCTCGGATCTGGATTCAGTTGTAATGGCAATAATCTCGCTTATGTTGCTGGAAGCCCTGCACCCCTGAATGGTTATGGATTAAACAGAAAGCAATTATCAGAGATACCTTTCCAAGATAGGCCAGGGCCATCTATCTCTTCATCTCACACTTCTTCATTGGGTTTTACAATCCAG AGCGCTATACTTCCAAGAGCTTATCCGTATCTTTTGTTCGAAGGGATTACAACTTATAACTGGCCAACCGGTTACCGATTCTTTCAGGGGATTGTCCATAGGCTGAAACATTTTATAGGTCTTGGCTTAAGCCAATCTATCATTCTCAATGCAATGGGATATGATGAAAGTGATGGGAAAATCATGTTAGAAAAAGACACGGACAAAATCTGCTTTCATCCACCCCAGGATCCCTTACTTCCACGAAAAATCATAGCTTTTCAAAAGCTGACCAAAAAACTCGGGGGAATCCTTTTCATGTCTAGGTACAGAAGCACAGCAGTTCATCTTTTAGGTGGTTGTAATGCATCATCAGATGCTTCAGGTGGGGTATGCAACCATAAAGGTCAGGTTTTTGACCCAAAAACTCCTGCTACTGTACATGCAGGCCTCTACGTTTGCGATGCTTCTCTAATCCCATGTTCCGTTGGCATAAATCCATCTCTTACTATTGCAACAGCCGCTGAACATGCAAGCAGGTACCTTGTGCAGGACATTCTCGAGTACAAAAACAACATTAGTGCTAGTGTTGCAGCTGTTGGTCAGAATCAATTTTCTGTCACGGGTAAAAATTTAGAGAATGACAATGAATCAACTGTTCTGATTAAAGAAACAATGAGAGGCTATGTGGGGGGCATGCCATGCACAGTTCATCTAAAAATGAAAATGCAGTCACAGAATCTTAAGAGCTTTGATAAACGGAACTGGTTTATAGGAGAACCTCACCCTCTTCTGAGGGGAAAGGCTGGTGGGTATGTAGTGTTCAGTGCCATTGAAAAGGACAAATTACATGTCATAGATGGGGAAATGGATTTGTGTGTGGTCGATGGCAGAACTCCTTATACGCAGTATATGCACTATCGACTTCTCCTTGCAGCTGCTTCTGGTTCCAG ATATATACTTGAGGGAAAGAAGATAATGAATCCTTACCACTTCGCATTGTACGCTTGGAGGGAGACAACAACACTGTATGTTACATTTAATAAAGTTGCTCAGAGTGGCTCGACAGGCACCATGCTGAATTTGAAAGGAGAGCTTAGAGTTTCCTTCACAGAGCTTCTGAAGTGTTTTATAAGCCTTAAAGGAAACGGGAGAGGAAGATTCATACATCTTCTTATACAGACACTCATAAGGACTTACATCTTACAAATACCACGAGTGTCTCGCAAGAACTTCATCGTAACAGATTCCATGCGATAA
- the LOC133690100 gene encoding uncharacterized protein LOC133690100: MRGLRLSDTLGSGFSCNGNTLAYVAGSPAPLNGYGLNRKQLSEIPFQDRPGPSISSSHTSSLGFTIQSAILPRAYPYLLFEGITTYTWPTGYQFFHGIVDRLKHFIGLGLSQSIILNAMGYDESNGKIMLDKDTDKICFHPPQDPLLPRKIMAFQKLTKKLGGILFMSRYRSTAVHLLGGCNASSDSSGGVCNHKGQVFDPKTPATVHAGLYVCDASLIPCSVGINPSLTIATAAEHASRYLVQDILEYKSKISTSVAAVDRNQLSVTGKNLENDNGSTVLIKETMRGYVGGMPCTVHLKMKMQSQNVKSSDIWNWFIGEPHPLLRGKAGGYVVFRAIEKDRLHVIDGEMDLCVVNCRTPYTQYMRYRLLLAAASGSRYILEGKKIMNPCHFALYAWSETTTLYVTFNKVAPSGSTDTMLNLKGELRVSFTELLKCFITLKGNGRGRFIHLLIQTLIRTYILQIPRGTRENFIVTDSCDKSYPSSTIDDIRTADGYIIRSRHWKNARNPLLLSREKVLNPILLLNGYSTESYWLPTEPHDLVRTLLEEGHEVWLLQTRLHPLNPANNATIEDIGKYDIPAAFGKILEVHGPSTKIHVVAHCVGGLAIHIALMGGHVSATHIASLSCTNSSMFFRLTALATIKMCLPLVPISMAILGKNKILPLLGKSKGSSGHRLLKYIALYLPRYERCTCKECEVFSGIFGNTFWHENVSPAMHQWLNKQSSTKLPMSAFPHLRRICNSGYIVDSNGNNSFLIHPERMAISTLYISGGRSLLVTPGTSYLANKYMKVHQPGFRHERAVVDGFGHSDLLIGEKSHEKVFPHIISHIRLAEQEGNGLTPRKKDSKEALDWGDDPYREYGDFGCWIFALAIIFFFLLLHVLFW; this comes from the exons ATGAGAGGATTGAGGCTTTCGGATACTCTCGGATCTGGATTCAGTTGTAATGGCAATACTCTCGCTTATGTTGCTGGAAGCCCTGCACCCCTGAATGGTTATGGACTAAACAGAAAGCAATTATCAGAGATACCTTTCCAAGATAGGCCAGGGCCATCTATCTCTTCATCTCACACTTCTTCATTGGGTTTTACAATCCAG AGTGCTATACTTCCAAGAGCTTATCCGTATCTGTTGTTTGAAGGAATTACAACTTATACCTGGCCAACTGGTTACCAATTCTTTCATGGGATTGTCGATAGGCTGAAACATTTTATAGGTCTTGGCTTAAGCCAATCTATCATTCTCAATGCAATGGGATATGATGAAAGTAATGGGAAAATCATGTTAGACAAAGACACGGACAAAATCTGCTTTCATCCACCCCAGGATCCTTTACTTCCACGAAAAATCATGGCTTTTCAAAAGCTGACCAAAAAACTCGGGGGAATCCTTTTCATGTCTAGGTACAGAAGCACAGCAGTTCATCTTTTAGGTGGTTGCAATGCATCATCAGATTCTTCAGGTGGGGTATGCAACCATAAAGGTCAGGTTTTTGACCCAAAAACTCCTGCTACTGTGCATGCAGGCCTCTACGTTTGTGATGCTTCTCTAATCCCATGTTCCGTTGGCATAAATCCATCTCTTACTATTGCAACAGCCGCTGAACATGCAAGCAGGTACCTTGTGCAGGACATTCTCGAGTACAAAAGCAAAATTAGTACTAGTGTTGCAGCTGTTGATCGGAATCAACTTTCTGTCACGGGTAAAAATTTAGAGAATGACAATGGATCAACTGTTCTGATTAAAGAAACCATGAGAGGCTATGTGGGGGGCATGCCATGCACAGTTCATCTAAAAATGAAAATGCAGTCACAGAATGTTAAGAGCTCTGATATATGGAACTGGTTTATAGGAGAACCTCACCCTCTTTTGAGAGGAAAGGCTGGTGGGTATGTAGTGTTCAGAGCCATTGAAAAGGACAGATTACATGTCATAGATGGGGAAATGGATTTGTGTGTGGTGAATTGCAGAACTCCTTATACGCAGTATATGCGCTATCGTCTTCTCCTTGCAGCTGCTTCTGGTTCCAG ATATATACTTGAGGGAAAGAAGataatgaatccttgccacttCGCATTGTACGCTTGGAGCGAGACAACAACTCTGTATGTAACATTTAATAAAGTTGCTCCGAGTGGCTCAACAGACACCATGCTGAATTTGAAAGGAGAGCTTAGAGTTTCCTTCACAGAGCTTCTGAAGTGCTTTATAACCCTTAAAGGAAACGGGAGAGGAAGATTCATACATCTTCTTATACAGACACTCATAAGGACTTACATCTTACAAATACCACGAGGGACTCGCGAGAACTTCATCGTAACAGATTCATGCGATAAGAGTTATCCAAGCAGCACTATCGATGATATAAGAACAG CGGATGGATATATCATTAGAAGCAGGCACTGGAAAAATGCTAGAAATCCATTGTTGCTTAGCAGAGAAAAAGTACTAAATCCTATCCTCCTTCTCAATGGTTATTCTACTGAGAGTTACTGGCTACCAACAGAACCACATGATTTAGTCAGAACTTTGTTGGAAGAAGGGCATGAAGTTTGGCTATTGCAGACTAGATTGCACCCTCTGAATCCTGCAAACAACGCTACTATTGAAGATATTGGAAAATATGACATCCCTGCTG CATTTGGTAAGATCCTTGAAGTTCACGGGCCCAGCACAAAGATTCATGTAGTGGCACACTGTGTTGGAGGCTTGGCCATTCATATAGCTCTCATGGGAGGGCATGTCTCTGCGACCCATATAGCTTCTCTTTCTTGTACCAATTCTTCAATGTTCTTCAGGCTTACGGCATTGGCCACAATCAAAATGTGTCTTCCCCTGGTCCCA ATATCAATGGCTATACTAGGCAAGAATAAAATCCTTCCTCTTTTGGGAAAATCGAAGGGAAGTTCTGGACACAGGCTTTTGAAATACATAGCTCTGTATTTACCACGATATGAGAGATGCACGTGCAAGGAGTGTGAGGTCTTCTCTGGAATATTTGGAAATACATTCTGGCATGAAAATGTAAGCCCCGCCATGCACCAATGGTTGAATAAGCAAAGCTCAACAAAGCTTCCCATGTCAGCATTTCCTCACCTGAGAAGAATATGCAACTCTGGATATATTGTAGACAGTAATGGTAACAACTCATTCTTGATCCATCCAGAGAGAATGGCAATCTCAACGCTGTATATTTCTGGAGGGCGGAGTCTCCTTGTGACCCCAGGAACTTCTTATCTTGCTAACAAGTACATGAAGGTGCACCAACCTGGTTTTAGACATGAAAGGGCGGTGGTGGACGGTTTTGGGCATTCAGATTTATTGATTGGAGAGAAGTCTCATGAgaaagtttttcctcacataaTATCTCATATCAGATTAGCCGAACAAGAAGGAAATGGTTTGACTCCAAGAAAGAAGGACAGCAAAGAGGCTTTGGACTGGGGTGATGATCCTTACAGAGAATACGGGGACTTCGGTTGTTGGATTTTCGCGTTggctattattttcttcttcttgttattaCATGTGTTGTTCTGGTAA